The DNA window ACATGGTGACCACTGTGACCCTCTGCAGAACAGCCTGCTGATCAGTCTGCGCGTTAGTTCGTTGACTGATCAAGAAAGGCAGCTCACCAGGTCGGTCCAGAGCCTCAAAACGGACCGAGAGGAACTGTTGGGTTGCATAAATGCcctcagagagcagcagagagacgtCGCTCTGTCGATCCAAACACAAACGGAAGACAAACAGCAGCTAACACGCACAGTTTGGGGACTGAAGGAAGAGAAAGACAGCGTCTCTCGATCTCTGACTGGGGTCaaacaagagagagagcagcttaCCAGGACGGTCTGTGGcctgagggaggagagagaccaGTTAATAAGGTTTACCAGTGGCctgaaagaggagaaagagtcTTTATCGGGtttcaaaagagaaaaggagaaactgTTAGAATCCCTCTCAAGTGGAAAAGAAGAGCGAGATCAAATCATGCAGTCGCTACATAGTTTACAGACAGAGAGTGACCAGTTGAGCCAGTCGGTGCTCCTTTTGAAACGAGAGCGAGATGAGCTCACCAATTCCCTTAAGTGTCTGAAGGAGCAGAGAGACGAAAAAGAGAGAGTTGAACATTCAATCAGTTGtttgaaacaggaagaaaaacagaTAGAGCTTTTACTTCAGGGCCTTAGAGAGGAGAGAAACATCCTGCAGCAGGCGGAGGGGATCGATCCGACGCCGCTGAGTGTGGCGAGTGATACAGGAGCCACACAGAGAGGTCCGTCTCGTGACCAAAGGGGAGGTTCTGCACAGGTATTCAGCGTGGTGGGATTCATGCATTATGGCGCTGTCTGTTGTGTCAATATAGACCTCCTTAAGCACGATGGCTTATCGAGTGTCGTTACGTTGGATCAATCAATGTGTACTTATGCAACGTGTTTTTAATGGCAAGGAGGAGCAAAGCGACCTGAGGAGGCAGATTGAAGCTTTGGGAGAAAAACTACAGAAGTCACGAGACGATCTGGACAAGAGCCGCGTGGGTGTGAGTTTACACAACTTATCATTTCTTACGTTTGTTGTGGTAAAAGGTAATATTGACTTTAGACATGTCGTGGATTAAACTAAATAATAtcaattttaaatattaattcgAACTCAAGGTCCACTTGCTGGCTTTATTTAATAGAAAACTTGATTTTAGATTTTTTGTCAAACTAATACCTCCAAAAAGGATAGATGTGAAGTTTAAATTTCAGATTTTGTGACGTAGGTGTTTTTAAGTGTTTCAGCTGTGTTTGATATTTACAGGACTGTGATTCCTCACTAGCTTACTAACTCGGTGATGCCTGTGGGGTTTTCAGACCGAGTTGCTTCGCTGTGAGCTGCGTCGCTCAGACGCAgcgagggaggaggcggagagaaAGGCCAGCGCAGCAAAGGAAGAGCTGGTGAGGTTTAAAGATAAAGCTTCTCAAATGGAAGAAACCAGAGAGGAAAATGACAGCCTCACCACCCAGGTATTTATccagaagagaaaaacacaataagcaaaaaacatacacattatTTACGCATTTTTAGCAGTAaatattattgtttgtttttcttttttgctaaCTTTACCCTCCAGGTGCAAACCCAGATAAACCCATTGTCTATATTTGTATCTGCTGCAGGTaaaggagctgcagaggaaggtgaCAGGCCTGCTCAGGGAGAAGGCAGATGCTGTGGCACTAAAGGCCCAAGAAAAGGAGCAATGCAACATCCTCACAGCTCAGCTCAAAGCTAAGGTGTCATTTGTCTGTCTTTCAAGTGTGTTTCTTCAAACTTTTTAAACTTCAGCATATCACTTTTCTTCAGCCTTTTGACTTTCGATCGTGTTAAGACTTTAAACGTGAGCTAATAGATAGTACATAAATACGCTAAGTTCTTATACagattcctttgtgtgtgtaaaacctcACAGACGGTGGCCCTAGAGGAGCTGAACTCTGAGTACATTGCCCTAAAAAGAGGGCATGACAGTGAGGATGATCCCAGCGTTGTTCTCATCTCACTCAGGACACGTTATAACGACATCAGAGCTAAGGTGGGTAACCACTCGGCGGAGGCTCTGCAGTGTTTGTCGGAGTGTTTGTCGGAGCAGTTAGTTTCATGTTGATAGCGGatgcttttgctttatttcggACTGTAGTATGACGCACTGAAAAAGGAGCGCCAGAGTGATCCGGACGTAGCTCCTTTAAAGGTGAGCCAAAAAGGATCCAGCTCTCCATTCCTATTGTAATACTACTGCTCCGAGAAGCTGACTTTGACTGACGGATGTTTTGTCCAATGACAGGCCAAGCTGTCTTGCCTGGTGGGGAAGTGTCAGGAGAGGAACGGCGTGTTGGTTCAGATGATGAAGGCAATGCAGAGACACGACTGTGTGGACTCCACGCTCACCCATCAGGTCGAGCAGCTGCTCAGAGACGCTGCTCTGCAGAACTACACCGCAGCGTTCACACCACGCAGCCTCGTGAAAACCCAGGATTACGCCTCTGGGTTGACATCGGGATTTATTTCCAAATTCCATGACCGCACCGGTAGTTTCGCAGCTGATCAGACATGCTCTGCCACATCCCCACTTGTGGAGCAGCAACACAACAATGGCTTCAAAGCTGATTCCGAAGTAAGAAGTGAAAAGCCCAGATCTTTAGTCATAACTGAAGCAAATGGGGAAGACTGGCAAAGTGAAGTCACACCTGGACTGacagaaatacaaaagaaaagtgcCAACTCACATGTGTGCAACTCAGCAGTGCAGAAGCATCCCAGTGTGCCAGCGACTCCGTCACCTGTAGTTCCTTTGGTTCCTGCACCAAGAGAGAGAAACATCTCCACTAGAGCTCAGGTGAGATTTCCTTTTTGTCTAGTGACTCTGGTCAAGGTTGTTCATGTAGGACTGTGATGGAAAGTCACTCTCACACATACACCAGGAGGGCACAGTCCCCCCGGCTTGTAGATGTTTTCTTCATGTGCTAATATGCCTGAATCTATCAaattctattttctattttttcacaATGACATTAACGTATCGCTGTTGTTTGTAAAATTGCTTTTGACtttaaattgtaaattaaatttaaaggaCTCACATGTGCCTAAATGCTAATTCCCACCACAGCTCTCCGCCTCCGCCAGTGGACCAGAGACATCTGGATCGTATCACTCGGACACAGAAGAGAAGTCCTCCCTGGATCCGACCGGTTCCACTGGATCCCCACTGAGTCcgactcctccctcctccagcgcACGTTGGGGTCCCAGCAGGAGGCTGAGTAGTCCCGAGAAGATCATGGACATGTatgagcagctgcagcagactcTGATGAGTAGCTATCAGGTACACTTTATGCTACAAAGATGCAGGTTGAGGtttaagtttgaaaaaaagCATTGCTCCTACAGGAGCGTAAGTCTCATTAGACACACCACATATTTCTATTCATGTTCATGTATTTGATccgtgcacaaaaaaaaaaacagtggaaacctacaagtttgatgtttttagatGTGTAATAAATGCTTCTCTCTCAATTCCAAGTCTccagagagcagaggaaggggACCGCAGCCCAGGAAAAgtctcccttttttattttcggCCGACCTGCAAGCTGCCTCTGAGACGAAGAAGCAGCGCCTCCGTTTCAATGTTCCGCACACCGACTCGCTCCCGGTCACCGCGGCTTTGAGCCCAGCTAAGCACACTCCAACAGGGACAACCACAAATAAGTCAACAACACTCTTTGACGCAGTGGCCTCTCGATCTGCTAATATTACATCAAGTCCCAACCTGTTTGCTCACGGTCCCTTTAAAGCAGACCCATCTAAAACCACATGGTCTGCTGTAACTAGCTCTTCTGACTTTCCTTTTTCCACAACGGCACCCTGCAAAGCCAAATCCGTCTCGAGCCGTGGCACAGATATAGATTCCCCAAAACTGGCAAAGAAAACGCCTGCTGTCCCGGCTAAATCTGACCCTAGACACGCGTTTTCTACTCCTTtaaccaccaccatcaccgtGGACTGTGATGTCTTGACCACCACCTCAGAGACAGCTGCCCCGAGCTCATCGACTGCCCCTGGGGCAAATCTTTTTCTCACGCCTTATAAAACGGATGGTGCTGCACCCGCCCACCATGGGCTTGTATTTGCTGCATCCTGCACTCGCCCTGCTCATTGCTCTCCTGGGAGGTCCAGCAAGTCTAGCAGAAAATCCACTGCTGCTCCGGGAAGGCCCACAACAGGTACTCCACTTATTTGATGTTACACaaagggcaaacacacacatcactgctTTAAAGTCCTGCTGTAACACATTCTTGTTTTTCAGATTTGACTCATTGAATTGACCATAAAACTTTTCGTGTTATAGCTTCGTGATTGTATTATATATGCTTGTGTATTGCTGCAATGTGATTATATCCAGTCCAGATATGAAACAATAATGTCTTATCTAATTCCAGAACAATTTTGATTTGGCCAGTTTGATGTTGTCCTATTTATTGCACACTGCAATGCATGATGATACATCTTCACCTAAGTGCTTGTTTTCACttgtaagttcagtttgaagtGAGTAACGTTATGTTTCTCTATTCTCGTGggattttaaagtaaaatatgcCTGCCAATTAATAAAGAGATCAATCGATTAGGCTGCATTTACCTCACGTTTACAGCGTTACATGCGTTGGATCGTTACAGGTAAATAAAGCACGGTGCTTGATTTCTCTTCCTCCAGAAGCTCCAGCTGAGGTTCAATCTGTTGAGGTTATCAGAACAGTGGGCCAGGGCAGCCTGATGATTGGTTGGGAAAGGCCGCCGCTGGACG is part of the Pungitius pungitius chromosome 2, fPunPun2.1, whole genome shotgun sequence genome and encodes:
- the LOC119210518 gene encoding trichohyalin-like — protein: MQHSQRLDQRLHTLREEVRTMTHDKERGEQVWRDRLQRCQRQLKAKEDEMSRQSQYFENFKTQLQHKLSLARDREHSLQDRIYTLEKQLLDMTVRAATDIAAIGAVRITAGTVAPREEPERLPPMRGQGEGEEERKEERRRQWQPSVGYKRGGGLEGDQEVQGERIKETHSNEARLQGFILSLQDDLKVLLEREEGGMTERRGLMVQLQEAQENSHFLDCKVEDMKAEVQLLKLSEQSLMEEVEELKEENHKLTNWLSPGTVMSHAKVHLTLDEGAGRPHSSAVPPLHHQEEAESLQNNAEDQSSSAQSESTPPKIFCPHVPKTDPILRSLSLTTETLEEFRMGTWCCKGVLNLEKSPSEETDALREAYRSLGLEKELEAHQEQRVSSEVDSFQLRKEGRESEMQQRSSREKICALSASNRAKDAPDLPLAHGDLVWALNQENRALAERIQELVAHIELREEEIKRGQTRLMERIFKLEGNRVRLEQECQEHECLITELTKKTEDDLNTIMELQQRLEESEQRPGESQVANTPCGSPLQSEQTAAPSGSFQEPNLEECVDSLVERVLHGEEPRGTSAPQVNDLTAASAPGSPHGDHCDPLQNSLLISLRVSSLTDQERQLTRSVQSLKTDREELLGCINALREQQRDVALSIQTQTEDKQQLTRTVWGLKEEKDSVSRSLTGVKQEREQLTRTVCGLREERDQLIRFTSGLKEEKESLSGFKREKEKLLESLSSGKEERDQIMQSLHSLQTESDQLSQSVLLLKRERDELTNSLKCLKEQRDEKERVEHSISCLKQEEKQIELLLQGLREERNILQQAEGIDPTPLSVASDTGATQRGPSRDQRGGSAQEEQSDLRRQIEALGEKLQKSRDDLDKSRVGTELLRCELRRSDAAREEAERKASAAKEELVRFKDKASQMEETREENDSLTTQVKELQRKVTGLLREKADAVALKAQEKEQCNILTAQLKAKTVALEELNSEYIALKRGHDSEDDPSVVLISLRTRYNDIRAKYDALKKERQSDPDVAPLKAKLSCLVGKCQERNGVLVQMMKAMQRHDCVDSTLTHQVEQLLRDAALQNYTAAFTPRSLVKTQDYASGLTSGFISKFHDRTGSFAADQTCSATSPLVEQQHNNGFKADSEVRSEKPRSLVITEANGEDWQSEVTPGLTEIQKKSANSHVCNSAVQKHPSVPATPSPVVPLVPAPRERNISTRAQLSASASGPETSGSYHSDTEEKSSLDPTGSTGSPLSPTPPSSSARWGPSRRLSSPEKIMDMYEQLQQTLMSSYQSPESRGRGPQPRKSLPFLFSADLQAASETKKQRLRFNVPHTDSLPVTAALSPAKHTPTGTTTNKSTTLFDAVASRSANITSSPNLFAHGPFKADPSKTTWSAVTSSSDFPFSTTAPCKAKSVSSRGTDIDSPKLAKKTPAVPAKSDPRHAFSTPLTTTITVDCDVLTTTSETAAPSSSTAPGANLFLTPYKTDGAAPAHHGLVFAASCTRPAHCSPGRSSKSSRKSTAAPGRPTTEAPAEVQSVEVIRTVGQGSLMIGWERPPLDELGCSNGTFVYGYRVFVDGDFHKSVMSSACTKCVLENVKLSGPVHISVQTLGSNGLSSNFVHTMYMASV